One window of Robiginitalea biformata HTCC2501 genomic DNA carries:
- a CDS encoding PorP/SprF family type IX secretion system membrane protein: MRILSRPFLLLLAVLATAVGHAQQDAQYTQYMYNTMTVNPAYAGSRGQLSLAALYRSQWIGLEGAPKTFTLNVHSPIRNSRLGYGISVVNDNIGDGVVQETYLDAVLSYTIDVSRDAKLSFGLKAGGNLLSLDFNGLARYQEEMVDADNIDNRFTPNFGLGIYYHTDRFYAGVSAPNLLESEHFDNSDQDGEENQFLSVDRVNFYMITGYVFDLNPTLKFKPALLTKVVSGAPLQLDLSGTFLFNEKFSFGAAYRWDAAISGLIGFQLNQQLMVGLAYDRETTELGGTQFNDGSFELFVRWELVRSFQRLVSPRFF; the protein is encoded by the coding sequence ATGCGGATACTTTCACGCCCGTTTCTCCTGCTCCTGGCAGTCCTGGCGACAGCTGTGGGCCATGCCCAGCAGGATGCCCAGTACACCCAGTACATGTACAATACCATGACAGTGAACCCGGCCTATGCGGGTTCACGCGGGCAGTTGAGCCTTGCGGCCCTGTACCGCTCCCAGTGGATCGGGCTGGAAGGGGCGCCCAAGACCTTCACCCTCAACGTGCATTCGCCCATTCGGAATTCCCGCCTGGGTTACGGGATCTCCGTGGTGAACGACAATATTGGGGACGGGGTGGTCCAGGAGACGTATCTGGATGCCGTTTTGTCTTATACGATCGATGTATCGCGGGACGCGAAACTCTCCTTTGGCCTGAAAGCCGGAGGAAACCTTTTGAGCCTGGATTTCAACGGGCTGGCCCGCTACCAGGAGGAGATGGTGGACGCCGACAATATCGACAACCGCTTTACGCCGAATTTCGGCTTGGGGATCTATTACCATACGGACCGGTTCTACGCCGGGGTCTCCGCCCCGAACCTGCTGGAATCCGAGCATTTTGACAATTCCGACCAGGACGGGGAGGAAAACCAGTTTCTCTCGGTAGACCGGGTAAATTTTTATATGATCACCGGTTATGTCTTTGACCTGAACCCCACATTGAAGTTCAAGCCTGCCCTGCTCACCAAGGTGGTCAGCGGCGCACCGCTTCAGCTCGACCTGTCGGGCACCTTCCTGTTCAACGAGAAATTTTCTTTTGGAGCAGCATACCGGTGGGATGCCGCTATCAGCGGGCTGATCGGCTTTCAGCTAAACCAGCAACTCATGGTAGGCCTGGCCTACGACCGGGAGACTACGGAACTCGGGGGGACCCAGTTTAACGACGGATCTTTTGAGTTGTTTGTCCGTTGGGAACTCGTCCGGTCGTTCCAGCGGCTCGTTTCACCCCGGTTCTTCTAA